The region CCTGCAGGTGCCAGCATACCACGTACAGAGGTGACCTTCACTCTTGCCTTCGCTTTCTCCAGCCCGTTTTATGCGGCCGTCGCGGGCCAAGTGTTTGAAAAGCTGTCTTCTAGCATGTTGGAAGCGTTCCAGCAACGCGCCCGGAGCGTGTACGGCCTACGACGCTCCTAGATAGTCATCATTTGTCAGCATCACACCATCTTCTCCAGGGTCTTGCGACATATACGGGACTTGGCGTGAAGCTTTGCGGCTTGCACAAGACTACCATGCCCCAAGGATACGCCATTTTCGACCAGGCCAAGTGGTCTGACTTCCAGAAGATTGACTTCGACTTGAAAGTATGTGACGTCGTGTCTAACAACACCAGAACCCTGCGGACGATGACGTAGAAGTGTCTATCACGCACTGTGGTATCTGTGGATCCGATCTGCACACGGTGCGCGGCGATTGGTACGTTTGAACCATGCTCACAATTCAGGGGCACTTTTTGTGTACCTGCTGTGATTCCCGGACACGAGATCGTTGGCACCGTCACGAGTACGTACAGGTCACACGACACTGACAGCAGGCGTCGGTAAATCTGTCCAGGACATCAAAGTGGGCGACCGTGTCGGTATCGGTGCGCAAGTCGGCTCTTGCATGAACTGCAATGACTGCTCGCATGACAACGAGAACTACTGTGCAAATTACATGGTGGACACATACAACTCTCGCTGGCCTGATGGCAGTATTGCACAAGGCGGCTACTCCACCGCCATTCGTGCGCACCAGAAGTTTGTATTCCCTATTCCGGACGGTATCAAGTCGGAGCACGCGGCACCTATGCTGTGTGCAGGACTTACCGTGTACAGCCCTCTCTATCGGAGCAAGGTGGGTCCAGGAAGCCGTGTAGGTGTCATTGGCGTGGGTGGTTTGGGCCACTTTGGTATCATGTTTGCGCAAGCCCTGGGAGCCGAGGTTTTCGCTTTTTCCCACACTGCCTCTAAAAAAGAGGACGCACACCGTATGGGTGCTAACGAGTTTATTTTGATGGACAAGTCGGATGACTGGCTCAAGCGCCTGCAACAGGCTCCCCTGGACGTGATCATTAACAcggccagctcgtccagcgtaGAAGTGGCCAAGGTTGTCTCGTGCCTCAAGGTTGGTGGCCACATCTACTGTCTGGGCCTGCCGAAGGAAGGCTTCAGGTTGCCTGTAATGCAGCTCTGTGGTCGTGGCGCTTTTATCGGCAGTAGTCACATTGGTTCCAAGAAGGAGGCTTTAGACA is a window of Malassezia restricta chromosome III, complete sequence DNA encoding:
- a CDS encoding NADPH-dependent medium chain alcohol dehydrogenase; the protein is MPQGYAIFDQAKWSDFQKIDFDLKNPADDDVEVSITHCGICGSDLHTVRGDWGTFCVPAVIPGHEIVGTVTSVGKSVQDIKVGDRVGIGAQVGSCMNCNDCSHDNENYCANYMVDTYNSRWPDGSIAQGGYSTAIRAHQKFVFPIPDGIKSEHAAPMLCAGLTVYSPLYRSKVGPGSRVGVIGVGGLGHFGIMFAQALGAEVFAFSHTASKKEDAHRMGANEFILMDKSDDWLKRLQQAPLDVIINTASSSSVEVAKVVSCLKVGGHIYCLGLPKEGFRLPVMQLCGRGAFIGSSHIGSKKEALDMLRLAAEKKIEPWIEVLPMKECSKAIERVAKGDVRYRFVLEQDL